The Poecilia reticulata strain Guanapo linkage group LG13, Guppy_female_1.0+MT, whole genome shotgun sequence genome has a segment encoding these proteins:
- the spred3 gene encoding sprouty-related, EVH1 domain-containing protein 3 isoform X2: MQGAEPRRQGAQGVHHPRRAPARPSSECPVLECAVQRGLVYNKVNPIFHHWRVEDRKFGLTFQSPADAISFEKGLQTVLDKLDRGSDSPSSSTPEEVDTEDDGQASHTGSESSSNSRKEMLPKPITIVTSESSSTCFVRPEEFSFGPSHAVTTHTPAQIHTRPGQHQLSQMTTVLNPPAPPPPPPAPPTPPVGPPASSPLSPLSPTISLLEEGDLRSVDPCKDLWGSRGYEDYRRAGATRTMVGGLTGGVVVGSGGSLQDKSELCVVRFEKELAGVGPAGCEVTVSLDSKASQRLSSSSPTCMSMPNAVSGVSSGAGSPQEPGKGSPSPCCIHASRTRKRGGAGGSDPGAISPDDDSPCPQASSSCSSRCVYCRSVFSASENGRGRCRDAPDPALHCLRQWTCVWCAESLLYHCMSDSEGEFWEPCSCDDSMGGHPHPLCCARWLALLALSLFVPCMCCYLPLRACLRCGERCGCCGGKHKAVR; encoded by the exons CCAGTGCTGGAGTGCGCGGTCCAGAGGGGGCTGGTGTACAACAAGGTGAATCCCATCTTCCATCACTGGAGAGTCGAGGATCGGAAGTTCGGCCTTACGTTCCAGAGTCCTGCCGACGCCATCTCCTTTGAAAAAGGGCTGCAGACCGTCTTAGACAAACTCGACAGAG GCTCTGACTCGCCATCGTCGTCCACGCCAGAAGAGGTGGACACTGAAGACGACGGTCAAGCT TCCCATACAGGAAGCGAGTCGTCGTCAAACAGCAGAAAGGAGATGCTTCCCAAGCCGATCACCATAGTGACAAGCGAGTCCTCCTCCACCTGCTTCGTGCGGCCCGAAGAGTTCAGCTTTGGACCCAGCCATGCCGTCACCACTCACACACCTGCTCAG ATCCACACCAGGCCGGGACAGCACCAGCTCTCTCAAATGACCACCGTGTTGAACCCGCCGGCGCCTCCGCCGCCGCCTCCTGCTCCACCCACTCCTCCTGTGGGGCCCCCGGCCTCGTCCCCTCTCTCCCCGCTGTCGCCCACCATTTCGCTGCTGGAGGAAGGAGATCTGCGCAGCGTGGACCCTTGCAAGGACCTGTGGGGTTCTCGGGGTTACGAGGATTACAGACGCGCCGGTGCGACCAGGACTATGGTTGGGGGCCTGACGGGCGGCGTGGTGGTCGGCAGCGGCGGGAGTCTGCAGGACAAGTCGGAGCTGTGCGTGGTTCGCTTCGAGAAGGAGCTGGCGGGCGTGGGGCCGGCCGGCTGCGAGGTCACCGTGAGCCTGGACAGCAAAGCCTCCCAGCGCCTGTCCTCGTCGTCCCCCACCTGCATGTCCATGCCCAACGCCGTGTCCGGAGTGTCCTCAGGTGCCGGCTCGCCGCAGGAGCCCGGCAAAGGATCGCCGTCCCCCTGCTGCATCCACGCCTCCCGGACTCGTAAGCGAGGCGGGGCCGGCGGCAGCGACCCGGGCGCCATCTCGCCCGACGACGACAGCCCGTGCCCCCAGGCGTCGTCGTCGTGCTCGTCTCGCTGCGTCTACTGCCGCTCGGTGTTCAGCGCCTCGGAGAACGGGCGGGGCCGCTGCAGGGACGCCCCCGACCCGGCGCTGCACTGCCTCCGCCAGTGGACCTGCGTGTGGTGCGCGGAGAGCCTGCTGTACCACTGCATGTCGGACTCGGAAGGGGAGTTCTGGGAGCCCTGTTCGTGCGATGACTCAATGGGGGGCCACCCACACCCGCTCTGCTGCGCCCGCTGGTTGGCCCTGCTGGCCCTGTCGCTCTTCGTGCCCTGCATGTGCTGCTACCTGCCTCTGCGCGCCTGCCTGCGATGCGGGGAGAGGTGCGGCTGCTGCGGGGGGAAGCACAAAGCGGTCCGATGA